One part of the Glycine max cultivar Williams 82 chromosome 14, Glycine_max_v4.0, whole genome shotgun sequence genome encodes these proteins:
- the LOC100803878 gene encoding U-box domain-containing protein 30 produces the protein MILEEGCAKMQFFQPSKEREDENAKIEEAGVDLKVMIEEMESIDVPSVFICPISLEPMQDPVTLCTGQTYDRSNILKWFSLGHKTCPTTMQELWDDVVTPNSTLSHLMLTWFSQKYLALKKKLKDVQGRALEILNMLKKVKGQARVRALQDLRQLVASHVNARKALEENGGVALVFNFLGPFTSHAVGSEAIGIIVCLDLSSEVKRSLMHPAKVSLLVDIMNEGTIETKMNCAKLIEMLLVEGNNETVSSLSLLVGLLRLVRDKKHPNGVVSIGLILLKKAIICSHESVRSSLISLGAIPLLIELLPSLNNECLEKALYILEVLSTLPEGRMALKECPNIIPNVVKLLMRVSERCTQFALSILWAIYKLAPEECASKAVEAGLAAKLLLVIQSGCNPVLKQMSSEFLKMCSLNYSTSILVSKCMLTTTIQ, from the coding sequence ATGATACTAGAAGAAGGGTGTgcaaaaatgcaattttttcaGCCATCTAAGGAGAGAGAAGATGAGAATGCGAAGATTGAAGAAGCTGGTGTGGATCTGAAGGTGATGATTGAGGAAATGGAATCCATTGATGTGCCTTCAGTGTTCATCTGCCCAATCTCCCTTGAACCAATGCAAGACCCTGTGACCCTTTGCACTGGTCAAACCTACGACAGATCCAACATCCTCAAATGGTTCTCACTTGGCCACAAAACATGTCCCACAACAATGCAAGAGCTTTGGGACGATGTTGTCACTCCCAATAGCACCCTCTCCCACTTGATGCTCACTTGGTTCTCTCAAAAGTACTTGGCCTTGAAGAAGAAGCTCAAGGATGTTCAAGGAAGAGCCTTGGAAATCTTGAACATGCTCAAGAAGGTAAAGGGTCAAGCTAGAGTTCGAGCACTTCAAGATCTAAGGCAACTTGTGGCTTCTCATGTCAATGCAAGGAAGGCACTTGAGGAAAATGGTGGGGTTGCtttggttttcaattttttgggtCCTTTCACTTCCCATGCTGTTGGGTCAGAAGCTATTGGGAtcatagtgtgtttggatttgaGTTCTGAAGTGAAGAGAAGTCTCATGCATCCTGCTAAGGTGTCATTGTTGGTGGATATCATGAATGAGGGAACCATTGAGACCAAAATGAACTGTGCCAAGTTGATTGAGATGTTGTTGGTGGAAGGGAACAATGAGACTGTTTCAAGTTTGAGTCTTTTAGTTGGGTTGTTGAGGCTAGTGAGGGATAAGAAACACCCAAATGGGGTGGTCTCAATTGGTCTCATACTACTCAAGAAGGCTATAATATGTTCCCATGAATCAGTTAGAAGCTCTTTGATAAGCCTAGGAGCAATTCCTCTATTGATTGAGCTTTTGCCTAGTTTGAACAATGAGTGTTTGGAGAAAGCACTCTACATACTTGAGGTGTTGTCAACACTTCCAGAGGGAAGAATGGCTTTGAAGGAGTGTCCAAATATCATTCCCAATGTGGTGAAGTTGCTGATGAGAGTCTCAGAGAGGTGCACACAATTTGCATTGTCAATATTGTGGGCTATTTACAAGCTTGCCCCTGAAGAGTGTGCCTCCAAGGCTGTGGAGGCTGGATTGGCAGCAAAGCTTCTGTTGGTGATTCAGAGTGGCTGCAACCCTGTGTTGAAGCAAATGTCTTCTGAGTTTTTGAAAATGTGCAGTCTGAATTACTCAACTAGCATCTTGGTTTCCAAGTGTATGCTCACCACAACAATACAATGA
- the PSK5 gene encoding phytosulfokines 3-like precursor produces the protein MSKVVTLFTLALLLSFNLIHASRPNPSLNVVSSSHEDVAATKEEIDEESCEEGTEECLIRRTLAAHVDYIYTQKHKPKP, from the exons ATGTCTAAAGTGGTCACACTCTTCACTTTGGCTCTTCTATTAAGCTTCAATTTAATCCATGCCTCTCGTCCTAATCCTTCACTTAACGTTGTCTCTTCTTCGCATGAG GATGTTGCAGCTACAAAGGAAGAGATAGATGAAGAGAGTTGTGAAGAAGGCACAGAAGAATGTTTGATAAGAAGGACGCTAGCTGCACATGTCGATTATATCTACACTCAAAAGCATAAACCCAAACCTTAA